One Phaseolus vulgaris cultivar G19833 chromosome 2, P. vulgaris v2.0, whole genome shotgun sequence DNA window includes the following coding sequences:
- the LOC137812056 gene encoding non-classical arabinogalactan protein 31 isoform X1 → MAKAMALMLLMLLVTVFSEELHTLPSAPLHPPTYPPANAPHHPHPHHHHHHPPAPAPAPLHPPSPPSHPHYPPAPAHPPTHHHHHHPSAPVHPPLNPPLVPVHPPLKPPVPIHPPLNPPVPVHPPVKPPVPVHPPVKPPVPVHPPVKPPVPVHPPVPVHPPVPVHPFRRSFVAVQGVVYVKSCKYAGVDTLLGATPLLGAVVKLQCNNTKYKLVETSKSDKNGYFYFEAPKSITTYGAHKCNVVLVGAPYGLKPSNLHSGVTGAVLRPEKPFLSKKLPFVLYTVGPLAFEPKCKNAS, encoded by the exons ATGGCCAAAGCCATGGCATTAATGCTGCTCATGCTCTTAGTCACTGTGTTTTCTGAAGAGCTTCACACTCTTCCATCAGCCCCACTTCACCCCCCAACTTACCCACCTGCAAACGCCCCTCACCACCCCCAcccccaccaccaccaccaccacccacCAGCTCCAGCCCCTGCACCTCTCCACCCTCCTTCTCCCCCTTCCCACCCCCATTACCCTCCAGCCCCTGCTCACCCTCCAACCCATCACCATCACCATCACCCTTCTGCTCCTGTTCACCCTCCTCTCAACCCTCCGCTTGTTCCAGTTCACCCCCCTCTTAAGCCTCCGGTTCCAATTCACCCTCCTCTTAACCCTCCGGTTCCAGTTCACCCTCCTGTCAAGCCTCCTGTTCCAGTTCACCCTCCGGTCAAGCCTCCTGTTCCAGTTCACCCTCCGGTCAAGCCTCCTGTTCCAGTTCACCCTCCGGTTCCTGTCCACCCTCCTGTTCCAGTGCACCCCTTCCGTAGAAGCTTTGTTGCAGTTCAAGGAGTTGTCTACGTGAAGTCCTGCAAGTATGCTGGCGTTGACACCCTCTTGGGGGCCACACCACTGCTTG GTGCCGTTGTGAAGCTCCAGTGCAACAACACGAAGTACAAGCTGGTCGAAACCAGCAAGAGTGACAAGAACGGTTACTTCTACTTCGAAGCCCCAAAGAGCATCACAACATACGGAGCTCACAAGTGCAATGTAGTTTTGGTGGGTGCACCGTATGGCCTGAAACCCTCAAATCTCCATAGTGGTGTCACTGGTGCTGTTCTCAGGCCAGAGAAGCCATTTTTGTCTAAGAAGCTTCCCTTTGTGCTCTACACTGTTGGGCCTCTTGCGTTTGAGCCAAAATGCAAAAATGCCTCTTGA
- the LOC137812056 gene encoding non-classical arabinogalactan protein 31 isoform X2, with translation MAKAMALMLLMLLVTVFSEELHTLPSAPLHPPTYPPANAPHHPHPHHHHHHPPAPAPAPLHPPSPPSHPHYPPAPAHPPTHHHHHHPSAPVHPPLNPPLVPVHPPLKPPVPIHPPLNPPVPVHPPVKPPVPVHPPVKPPVPVHPPVPVHPPVPVHPFRRSFVAVQGVVYVKSCKYAGVDTLLGATPLLGAVVKLQCNNTKYKLVETSKSDKNGYFYFEAPKSITTYGAHKCNVVLVGAPYGLKPSNLHSGVTGAVLRPEKPFLSKKLPFVLYTVGPLAFEPKCKNAS, from the exons ATGGCCAAAGCCATGGCATTAATGCTGCTCATGCTCTTAGTCACTGTGTTTTCTGAAGAGCTTCACACTCTTCCATCAGCCCCACTTCACCCCCCAACTTACCCACCTGCAAACGCCCCTCACCACCCCCAcccccaccaccaccaccaccacccacCAGCTCCAGCCCCTGCACCTCTCCACCCTCCTTCTCCCCCTTCCCACCCCCATTACCCTCCAGCCCCTGCTCACCCTCCAACCCATCACCATCACCATCACCCTTCTGCTCCTGTTCACCCTCCTCTCAACCCTCCGCTTGTTCCAGTTCACCCCCCTCTTAAGCCTCCGGTTCCAATTCACCCTCCTCTTAACCCTCCGGTTCCAGTTCACCCTCCTGTCAAGC CTCCTGTTCCAGTTCACCCTCCGGTCAAGCCTCCTGTTCCAGTTCACCCTCCGGTTCCTGTCCACCCTCCTGTTCCAGTGCACCCCTTCCGTAGAAGCTTTGTTGCAGTTCAAGGAGTTGTCTACGTGAAGTCCTGCAAGTATGCTGGCGTTGACACCCTCTTGGGGGCCACACCACTGCTTG GTGCCGTTGTGAAGCTCCAGTGCAACAACACGAAGTACAAGCTGGTCGAAACCAGCAAGAGTGACAAGAACGGTTACTTCTACTTCGAAGCCCCAAAGAGCATCACAACATACGGAGCTCACAAGTGCAATGTAGTTTTGGTGGGTGCACCGTATGGCCTGAAACCCTCAAATCTCCATAGTGGTGTCACTGGTGCTGTTCTCAGGCCAGAGAAGCCATTTTTGTCTAAGAAGCTTCCCTTTGTGCTCTACACTGTTGGGCCTCTTGCGTTTGAGCCAAAATGCAAAAATGCCTCTTGA